A segment of the Acidobacteriota bacterium genome:
GACGATCAACGACCGGACTCGATGAGGCACGACCCCCATGATCACTCAAACGCCAGTGATCCTTCCCTTGCCGATCTCTGGTAAAATACCCCTGGACACTTTCGGGATTACAGGGCGGGAATCAACATGGAGGGACGGGAAATACGCGTGCGCCCCCCTCCTCAAGGCGGCCGTCATCGGCCAGTTGGACGACGGCGGCAAAGCCCAGCTCTGGAAGGACCTGGAGCTTAACGGCGAAGATGACCGCTCCGCCGGCTTGCGGGCAAATTTCTCAACGGACGGCATCCCCCTGCCGCCCAACTTCATCGCGGCGGGGACCGTCAACATGGACGAGACCACCCACGGGTTTTCCCGCAAGGTGATCGACCGGGCCCTGACCATCGACTTTAGCGAATTCTACCGCAACCGGCTGGTCGAGTTTTTCGCGCCGAAAACCCGGTCGAGGATCCTCGGCTTTCCGACCCTCTCGCAGGCCGATCTGGAGAGCCTCAAGACGGTTCAGGCCGATCCCGACGGCGAAAAAACGATTCGCTTCCTCGAATCGGTTAACGGCATCCTCAGCGGTACCCCTTTCGAATTGGCCTACCGTGCCGTGAACGAAGCTCTGCTGGCGGCGGTTTGTTTTTCTCCTCCCAACGAGGTCAGCCTGCAGGCGGTCTGGGACGATTTCATGATGATGAAAGTGCTGCCGCGCATCGAAGGCGACGCGGAGAGGCTCGGTTTCCAGGACAAAGCCAGCCTTCTGACACAGTTGGCCGACTGCCTGAAGCGGGAGCTGTCCTTGATCGCCGAGGCCGACCGTCGTCCCGATCTGCTGATTGAACCGGCGGCCGGCGGTGAGCCTCTTCAGACGTCCTGCCGCTCCATCCGGAAGCTGGAATGGATGCAGAAACGCCTGGAAGCGAACAGTTTCACGACCTTCTGGCCGTAGCGGGCGGCGGGCCATGCCTGACGTTCTCTCCGTCAAAACAGCCGTTTGGCACTTGACCGTCTGGACGAAAGACGCGGAATCCCCCTGCAGCCGCTTGGCCGCCATGCTGAAAACCCGGGGGAAAGAACTTTCTCCGAGCAGGATTCGCCTGTCCCCCCCCTTGGAGATTCTGGACACCCATCCTCTGCCTGTATCGGCACTGCGTGAACAGGCGGACGAATTGGTTCTCCCCAAACCGGTCTTTTTTGAGAACAGATTGTACGAGTTCGATTTCCAGTTTTCTGGGGACATGGTCGATCTGCAGCCCCGGGTCGTCCACTGGAGGAAGGACATTGAGGACGGGTTCCACCAGGCTGGAAAAAACCTGCGAGGGGGCATCCATTTCGGCAACGACATCGGGTGGTTCCGACTGGGCCTCGAATTCAGCTTAGGCGGGGCGCGCACCAGACAGCACCTCTCCTTTGAAGTTTTGCCGATCAAGATGGACTTGGACGGCGATTTCGGCATGATCTGCAAGGATGTGGACGCCGAATACCCGCTTTGGCGGCTTTCTTTCGCCAGGAAGACGGAGCTGGAACTCGCCTCGTCGCGCTGGCCGTACGAGCGGTTCCCCTTGCTCTGGCTGGCTATGTTCCGGGTGCTCCGCCAGGAACTGGAGGATGCCGTTCGGCTGATCTGCCGATCACCTCACGCCCGGCTTCTGCCGGAAGGGCGTTTCCTGTGCCCGGACCGATTGCGGGGAAAGCTGCCGTCGAAGCAGGAGGAGCGGGTGACCCGGGACCGCATGAACGGAGATCTGCACCGCCGATATCGGGTGGAAACCCGTCGGCTCTCGGTAGACACCCCGGAAAACCGCTTTGTGAAGATGGTCCTGACCCGGTGCACGCGTGAACTGTCCGGCTTGGTCAGAAAAGCGCGGCAAAGTGACAGGGCCCCGGACCAAGGGCGGCTCAGCGATGCGTTTTTCCGAGAACTCCAGTCATGGTTGAAACCCTTGAAACAACGGCTGTCCGAACCACTGTTCCGGGAGACCGGTGATTTTGCGGGGCTGGCACACGAGTCGTTGGTGCTGCATTACCGAGCCGGCTACGCCAGGGTGTACCGCATATGGCAGGAACTCAAGCTCTACCTCGACCTGTTCGGACAGCGGGCGTCTGTCTGCCTGAAGTCCGCCGCCGAACTTTACGAGGTCTGGTGCCTGCTGGAAATTCGACGAATGCTGCTCTCCCTCGGGTTTGTTGAATCTATGGCCAGACGGGGGTCGCTGAAGACCTCCGGCCTGGAAAAAAAACTCGAGGACGGCATGGGGACCGCTTTCTGCTTCACCCGCCGCGACGGTCTGGAGGTCCGGCTAGCCCATGAACCGCTGTTCGGATTTTGGAATCAGACGGACACCCGGGGTATCTTTTCCTGGACTACGCCACAGAAACCGGACATTCTGCTGGAGGCGTCGTTTCCCGGCGGCCGCAGAATCCGTTGGGTTTTCGACGCCAAGTACCGTCTTTCTCCAGACGAAACCGGCGAAGACCGCATCCCCGAAGACGCCCTCAACCAGATGCACCGATACCGTGACGCGCTGATCCATCTCGAACCGGCGGATGACGGGGTGGCCGAAAAAAGCCGTCCGGTGGTCGGCGCCTTCGTCCTGTACCCCGGGTTCTACGATGAAATTCTAAGGCCGAATCCGTACGAGGCGGGGATCGAAGCGGTAGGCATCGGCGGCTTCCCGATGTTGCCGGGGAGGGAGAATCGCTGGCTCAGGGCGTTTCTGAAGGAAAAATTCAGCGACCTTTCCGATGGCTATCTCACGGAGCATATTCCGGAATTCGACGAGCACCTGCTGCACGAGTCGGTGCGCATCGCGCCCACGGGGCTGAGATTGGCCCGCTACGGCGACCTGGTTCTGGCCGCCTCGCTGGGCGGGACCGCGGGCAGGGACGGCGCATATGTCGACCGCTTTCTGACAGGCACGGCCAGCTGGTACCACATCCCGGTCAGCACCACTGACAAGAAAATCGCTCGAACCGTCATGCGCGAACTCCGATTCTGCGCTGTCGCTGTCCATCGCCCTGACATCCACGACCGATGCATCGAGTATTTGTACGACGTCCTTTCGG
Coding sequences within it:
- a CDS encoding restriction endonuclease-like protein, which translates into the protein MPDVLSVKTAVWHLTVWTKDAESPCSRLAAMLKTRGKELSPSRIRLSPPLEILDTHPLPVSALREQADELVLPKPVFFENRLYEFDFQFSGDMVDLQPRVVHWRKDIEDGFHQAGKNLRGGIHFGNDIGWFRLGLEFSLGGARTRQHLSFEVLPIKMDLDGDFGMICKDVDAEYPLWRLSFARKTELELASSRWPYERFPLLWLAMFRVLRQELEDAVRLICRSPHARLLPEGRFLCPDRLRGKLPSKQEERVTRDRMNGDLHRRYRVETRRLSVDTPENRFVKMVLTRCTRELSGLVRKARQSDRAPDQGRLSDAFFRELQSWLKPLKQRLSEPLFRETGDFAGLAHESLVLHYRAGYARVYRIWQELKLYLDLFGQRASVCLKSAAELYEVWCLLEIRRMLLSLGFVESMARRGSLKTSGLEKKLEDGMGTAFCFTRRDGLEVRLAHEPLFGFWNQTDTRGIFSWTTPQKPDILLEASFPGGRRIRWVFDAKYRLSPDETGEDRIPEDALNQMHRYRDALIHLEPADDGVAEKSRPVVGAFVLYPGFYDEILRPNPYEAGIEAVGIGGFPMLPGRENRWLRAFLKEKFSDLSDGYLTEHIPEFDEHLLHESVRIAPTGLRLARYGDLVLAASLGGTAGRDGAYVDRFLTGTASWYHIPVSTTDKKIARTVMRELRFCAVAVHRPDIHDRCIEYLYDVLSVRRVKRCELTVEQAGKVETSNRNDYWLLRLGNSRRLKELVSTGGTRHFRFRLTGAAEILAACRWDNLPDRYPRISCPAE